The following are encoded in a window of Sphaerisporangium siamense genomic DNA:
- a CDS encoding PEP/pyruvate-binding domain-containing protein — translation MIAALAGALDPAVFGGKAAALAAAADAGLPVPRGFAVSVDALAAVVAGDAAATAAAGEMAAPLGPVAVRSSAVGEDGARASFAGQYATVLAVRGAGAVLAALATVHASAAGAADYRRRLGLPAGRVAAVVQELVAPDVAGVLFTRDPMGGAGMVVEASWGLGEAVVSGLVTPDHWLLDRDGAVLQERPARKDVAIRPAVGGGTREEPVAAPWAGLPCLDAAALARLAELGRRCVAVFGAEQDVEWALAGGRLYLLQSRPLTAVA, via the coding sequence GTGATCGCCGCGCTGGCCGGGGCCCTCGACCCCGCCGTCTTCGGCGGGAAGGCCGCCGCGCTCGCCGCCGCCGCGGACGCCGGGCTGCCGGTGCCGCGCGGGTTCGCCGTCTCGGTGGACGCCCTGGCCGCGGTCGTGGCCGGCGACGCCGCGGCGACGGCGGCGGCGGGCGAGATGGCGGCACCGCTCGGGCCGGTCGCCGTGCGGTCGTCGGCGGTGGGGGAGGACGGCGCGCGGGCGAGCTTCGCCGGGCAGTACGCGACCGTGCTCGCGGTGCGGGGCGCCGGGGCGGTGCTGGCCGCGCTGGCGACGGTGCACGCCTCCGCCGCGGGCGCGGCCGACTACCGGCGCCGCCTCGGCCTGCCCGCCGGGCGGGTGGCCGCGGTCGTCCAGGAACTGGTGGCGCCGGACGTGGCGGGTGTGCTGTTCACCCGCGACCCGATGGGCGGTGCCGGCATGGTGGTCGAGGCGTCCTGGGGGCTTGGCGAGGCCGTCGTGTCCGGGCTCGTGACCCCCGACCACTGGCTGCTGGACCGGGACGGCGCCGTCCTTCAGGAGCGTCCGGCGCGCAAGGACGTCGCGATCCGGCCGGCCGTCGGCGGCGGCACCCGCGAGGAGCCGGTCGCCGCGCCGTGGGCCGGCCTGCCGTGCCTCGACGCCGCCGCGCTGGCCCGGCTCGCCGAGCTCGGCCGCCGGTGCGTCGCGGTGTTCGGCGCCGAACAGGACGTCGAGTGGGCGCTCGCCGGCGGCCGGCTGTACCTGCTGCAGTCGCGGCCGCTGACGGCGGTGGCCTGA